GGGAACAATAATTATTGTCGCCAGACCAGAAAATGCTTTCGGCGAGGATTTGGATCCAAGCGATTTTTTGCTTGTCGTTAAATCAAGCAACGCAATCATGTTTTCAGGAAATGTATTTTTAATTGCAGGCAGTTCAGAAGCAGTTCAAATACGGAACACTTCACAGACTCACATTTTTGGTGTGTCGTGGGGTTCAGCAAATCTAAGCAGTTTACCTCAGCCGAAAGTTCATTTGACAGGTACTTCATCGAGCAATACTTCAGTTTACTTTAAAGAGGATAGCTTACCAGAAATACTAGTTGCTGCTAACTGGGCGATGAATGGAGCCCCGACAATGGGTACTGGTAATACAGCAAACAATATTGCATGGATACTTTCACTAAGAGCTAAACCGGAAGGTTCAGGTGTTGTCTATCTCGATCCGTTAGTCGCATCAGGAAGTACCAATCTCAATTTAAAATTTATGTACAAAAGGGACATACAGTACAATGTTGATGCTTTAAAAATTATTTTTCCAGAAGAATTTACCTGGTCACAGAATCCTGCTCAAATTGTAATTGAAAATTTCACAGCTTCAGTCTCGGTTCAAGCTGATACAATAAATTTCTCAAACGTAGTTTTTTTGAATGATTCTGTTTCGATTACTATTCAGGATGTTACTACTCCGACTTTCACAGGAAAATATAAGTTTAAATTTCAATCTGGAATCGGATCAGTTATCGACGATGTGAATCCTTCACCAATTCTGACTGTTTATGGTGCACCTATTCCAATCGCTCAGGCAAAAGAAAACGATACTTCAGGAATAGCACTGTATTATGGTGATTTAGTTTCAATAAGAGGGATCGTTACTGTAGCAAATCAGTTTGGAAGCCCAAGTTATATTCAGGATAATAGTGCTGGCATATCCATCTTCGGCTCAATTTTTTCCGACTCTGTTCAAATTGGAGATGAAGTATTTGTCTCCGGTACAATAACCCAATTCAATGGATTGAACCAGCTTGAATTTCCACAGCTGCACGAAATAATCAGTTCCGGAAATAACGTGGATCCAATAATTGCAACACCATATGATCTGGCACATGATGGTCAGGGCGGATTGGAAAATTTTGAGGGAAGATTTGTTCGCTTAAACGGAGTTTTAGTAACTGAGTTAAATGGTACACCCGTTTCTAACTGGGCATATAAAAATTATCGATTGACCGGATCAAGTTCTGCTGATACTGTGCAGATTCGAATTGATAACAATACCAATATCATCGGGTCAGTTGCTCCCGCAGGCAGATTTGATGTAGTTGGTGTATTAAGCCAGTATAAAACCTCTTTACCATTTATCGGAGGTTACCAGGTAATGCCTAGAATGTTAACTGACATTATCTCCAGCGGACCTTTGTTCGAAGAATTTCCTGAAGAAACTTATTTAACTCCGGGTTCAATTACGCTCAATTGGAAAACAATTAATCCCGGAACATCCAGAGTTCGTTATGGACTTACAACAAATTATGAACTAGGTATAATTGAAGTTGATGACAGCTTGCGAACTTTTCACAATATAACTGTTGATGGATTACAGACAGCAACCATCTATAATTTACAAGCATTCTCAGTTGCAAACTCGGATACAAGTTTTTCAGGTAATATTATATCGAGTACAAGTTCTGATTTCCCAACCACCGGTGAAATAAATGTTTACTTTAACAAGAATGTTTATTTTGGTGTATCATCTGGAGTAAACGCAAATCAGAATGTGGATTTCCTTTCTCGTGTAGTGGAACGGATTAATAATGCAAAACGCTCTCTTGACGTTGCACTTTATAGTTTAAGCGGATCGGTTGGTGATAATCTTGCGAGCGCAATATTAAATGCAAAAAATCGCGGCGTCAGTGTTCGTGTAATTGGTGAATATGATACAAGGAACTCGACATCATATCAGTTTTTGGTGAATAATGGAATCGCATATATCAATGACAGATTCGGAAGCAATGATGGCGGCGGATTACATCATAATAAATTTTTTATTATTGATTACCGCAATGGCGCAGCAGATAGTGTGTGGGTAATTACTGGTTCCTGGAATCCAACTGATCCCGGAACTAATGATGACAGACAAAATCTGATTGAGATTCAGGACGTTGCTCTTGCAGGTGCTTACACCGTTGAATTCAATGAAATGTGGGGAAGTAATAATGAAGTTCCGGATCCTCAATATTCGAAATTTAGCCTGAGGAAAGTAAATAACACTCCGCATACATTCATCATAAATGGAAACAGAATAACTAGTTATTTCAGTCCTAGCGACTTCACAACTTCAAAAATTGGGAAAGCAATTGGCAATGCTGAAAAATCTGTCAACGGAGCGATACTAACATTTACCAGGCGTGATCTTGCTGATTCGGTTATATCGGTTAAAAACGAAGGAAAGAAAGCAAGGATAATTTTAAGCAACAATACAGATACTGGTTCACAATTTAGTTACCTTCAATCAAATGGTGTTGATATAAGATTAAAGGGATTTTCAGATGGTCTTCTTCACCATAAATATGCAATTATTGATGCAGAACCTTATGGATATCCTGCAAGCGTGATTACCGGATCGCATAACTGGTCATCTTCTGCAGAAAATAGCAATGATGAAAATACACTGATAATTAAAAATGATAGAGTTGCTAATTTTTATTTGCAGGAATTTGCAGCGAGATATTATGAAGCGGGCGGAATCGATTCCATACTTATTTCAAGTGTTGATGAGGATTTTTCAGTTCCAAGTTCATATTCACTTTATCAAAATTATCCTAATCCTTTTAATCCGGTTACAACAATTCGATTTCAATTACCCTCGCGACAAAAAGTTGAATTAACAGTATTTGATATTCTTGGCAGGGAAGTGGCAAATTTGCTCAATGAAGAGAAACTTGCCGGTATATATGAAGTTAAGTTTAATGCTTCCAGCCTTGCTAGCGGCGTTTATTTTTATAGACTTAAAACGGCTGATTTTATTGAATCGAAAAAGCTAATTCTTATTAAATAAAATTGATTTCAGGGGACTATTTTCTGAAGTTTATATTTCGCTTCTTTGATATGTAAATCTGCCGATTATTCAACCTGTTAATACAATTAACTTCGATTTTTTGTCGACCAAATATTTGTATAAGTTGACTGTCAAGGTTAATTTTACACTTCAATTTTCTTAAAACTATTCAGGATATATAATGTCAGAGTTAAAAGGCAAAATCATACAAGTAATCGGACCTGTTGTTGATATTGAATTTGAAGAAGGTCATTTACCGGATATTTATAATGCTATCCGAATTCCTCGAGTTACAACAGAAGGTGTTCAGGATGTTTTAATATGTGAAGTTCAGCAGCATTTGGGAGAAGATAGAGTAAGAGCGGTTGCAATGGATTCAACAGATGGATTAGTAAGAGGAATGGAAGCAATTGACACAAAAGAACCCATCTCTATTCCGGTTGGTCCTGAAACTTTAGGAAGATTGATAAACGTTACAGGTAAAGCGATTGACGGATTGGGTGATATCAAAACTAAAAAGACTTATCCAATTCACAGACCAGCACCGGCATTTAAAAATCTCTCCACTAATTCGGAAATGTTTGAAACCGGTATCAAAGTTATCGACTTGATTGAACCTTATACGAAAGGTGGAAAAACTGGATTGTTCGGTGGTGCAGGTGTGGGTAAAACAGTTATCATCCAGGAATTAATTCATAACATTGCATCACAACATGGCGGTTACTCGGTGTTCTCAGGAGTTGGTGAAAGAACTCGTGAAGGAAACGACCTGTGGCTTGAAATGAAAGAGTCCGGTGTGTTAGAAAAAACTGCACTTGTATTTGGTCAGATGAATGAACCACCGGGTGCGAGATTAAGAGTTGGATTGACAGGTTTAACAGTTGCAGAATATTTCCGTGATGAAGAGGGAAGAGACGTACTATTATTCATCGATAATATTTTCAGATTTACACAAGCTGGTTCCGAAGTAAGTGCTCTGCTTGGACGAATGCCTTCAGCGGTTGGTTACCAGCCAAACCTCGCAACAGAAATGGGTGCTCTTCAGGAAAGAATCACTTCAACTGATAAAGGTTCGATTACTTCAGTTCAGGCAATTTACGTCCCTGCAGATGACTTGACTGATCCTGCTCCTGCAGCAGCATTCTCTCACCTTGATGCAACGACTGTATTAAGCCGACAAATTTCTGAGCTTGGTATTTATCCGGCAGTAGATCCTCTCGATTCAACTTCAAGAATTCTTGAACCGGGAATCCTTGGACAGGAACATTACGACGTCGCAAG
This region of bacterium genomic DNA includes:
- a CDS encoding T9SS type A sorting domain-containing protein; its protein translation is MKKFLLALIFFVTSYVYSQPIIINELYNSGGNDEWLELLVVEDSLDLRNWDIRDFSSSGSPQQPLVFSNNSLWSNLKKGTIIIVARPENAFGEDLDPSDFLLVVKSSNAIMFSGNVFLIAGSSEAVQIRNTSQTHIFGVSWGSANLSSLPQPKVHLTGTSSSNTSVYFKEDSLPEILVAANWAMNGAPTMGTGNTANNIAWILSLRAKPEGSGVVYLDPLVASGSTNLNLKFMYKRDIQYNVDALKIIFPEEFTWSQNPAQIVIENFTASVSVQADTINFSNVVFLNDSVSITIQDVTTPTFTGKYKFKFQSGIGSVIDDVNPSPILTVYGAPIPIAQAKENDTSGIALYYGDLVSIRGIVTVANQFGSPSYIQDNSAGISIFGSIFSDSVQIGDEVFVSGTITQFNGLNQLEFPQLHEIISSGNNVDPIIATPYDLAHDGQGGLENFEGRFVRLNGVLVTELNGTPVSNWAYKNYRLTGSSSADTVQIRIDNNTNIIGSVAPAGRFDVVGVLSQYKTSLPFIGGYQVMPRMLTDIISSGPLFEEFPEETYLTPGSITLNWKTINPGTSRVRYGLTTNYELGIIEVDDSLRTFHNITVDGLQTATIYNLQAFSVANSDTSFSGNIISSTSSDFPTTGEINVYFNKNVYFGVSSGVNANQNVDFLSRVVERINNAKRSLDVALYSLSGSVGDNLASAILNAKNRGVSVRVIGEYDTRNSTSYQFLVNNGIAYINDRFGSNDGGGLHHNKFFIIDYRNGAADSVWVITGSWNPTDPGTNDDRQNLIEIQDVALAGAYTVEFNEMWGSNNEVPDPQYSKFSLRKVNNTPHTFIINGNRITSYFSPSDFTTSKIGKAIGNAEKSVNGAILTFTRRDLADSVISVKNEGKKARIILSNNTDTGSQFSYLQSNGVDIRLKGFSDGLLHHKYAIIDAEPYGYPASVITGSHNWSSSAENSNDENTLIIKNDRVANFYLQEFAARYYEAGGIDSILISSVDEDFSVPSSYSLYQNYPNPFNPVTTIRFQLPSRQKVELTVFDILGREVANLLNEEKLAGIYEVKFNASSLASGVYFYRLKTADFIESKKLILIK
- the atpD gene encoding F0F1 ATP synthase subunit beta — translated: MSELKGKIIQVIGPVVDIEFEEGHLPDIYNAIRIPRVTTEGVQDVLICEVQQHLGEDRVRAVAMDSTDGLVRGMEAIDTKEPISIPVGPETLGRLINVTGKAIDGLGDIKTKKTYPIHRPAPAFKNLSTNSEMFETGIKVIDLIEPYTKGGKTGLFGGAGVGKTVIIQELIHNIASQHGGYSVFSGVGERTREGNDLWLEMKESGVLEKTALVFGQMNEPPGARLRVGLTGLTVAEYFRDEEGRDVLLFIDNIFRFTQAGSEVSALLGRMPSAVGYQPNLATEMGALQERITSTDKGSITSVQAIYVPADDLTDPAPAAAFSHLDATTVLSRQISELGIYPAVDPLDSTSRILEPGILGQEHYDVARRCKEILQHYKDLQDIINILGMDELSDEDKTIVRRARRIQRFLSQPFHVAEQFTGFAGKYVKLEDTIRGFKGIIDGKYDDLPEGAFLYVGTIEEAVEKANKMK